Proteins encoded in a region of the Pelagicoccus sp. SDUM812003 genome:
- a CDS encoding type II secretion system protein codes for MKKQPHAASLGFIGSPIGQPRPRGRQGFTLLEMIGVMAIIGILATALMPNAIRAIDRAAVKVEQDTMAELGQSLRGFLIENEALPSLSTWPAALADFCDLGAGAVSVNPRHNARVLIYDPASAPAPRAILLSCMRAGLSLPSAGNINSAARFQALWDTAHGEVPSTASWNGWNAWNNVDRAADSLVIERINLRSVYLEQLKTCAVALNNTTSAPASYEIYDRTGARQSSSVIAAGSSILISNLSKGDRLLIHANAGYSSLVYTYIANGEDRSFDLSDWIASP; via the coding sequence GTGAAAAAACAACCACACGCTGCAAGCCTTGGGTTCATAGGTTCCCCAATCGGCCAGCCGCGCCCGCGCGGCCGCCAGGGCTTCACCTTGCTGGAAATGATCGGAGTCATGGCCATCATCGGCATCCTGGCCACCGCCTTGATGCCCAACGCCATCCGAGCCATCGACCGGGCCGCGGTGAAGGTCGAGCAGGATACCATGGCCGAACTGGGCCAGAGCTTGCGCGGGTTTCTGATCGAGAACGAAGCCCTTCCCTCCCTCTCCACCTGGCCCGCTGCCCTCGCCGACTTTTGCGACCTTGGAGCAGGCGCCGTCTCGGTCAATCCGCGCCACAACGCTCGCGTCCTCATCTACGACCCGGCCAGCGCTCCCGCTCCGCGAGCCATTCTGCTCTCCTGCATGCGAGCCGGGCTCTCCCTGCCGAGCGCTGGTAACATAAACAGCGCCGCCCGCTTCCAGGCCCTCTGGGACACCGCCCACGGCGAGGTCCCTTCCACTGCCTCATGGAACGGATGGAACGCTTGGAACAACGTGGATCGAGCCGCCGATTCCTTGGTGATCGAACGGATCAACCTGCGCTCCGTCTACTTGGAGCAGCTTAAAACCTGCGCCGTCGCCCTCAACAACACCACCAGCGCTCCAGCCAGCTACGAGATTTACGACCGAACAGGGGCGAGACAAAGCAGCTCCGTCATCGCCGCCGGATCCTCCATCCTCATCTCCAACCTCTCCAAGGGCGACCGCTTGCTGATTCATGCCAACGCTGGCTACTCGTCATTGGTCTACACCTACATCGCGAATGGAGAAGATCGCTCCTTCGATCTCTCCGATTGGATCGCCAGCCCCTAA
- a CDS encoding glycine hydroxymethyltransferase, translating into MSDVSTSTPLQDYLSSRSAESVAPAMVSYLANLQQVADVNPGIAKSIVKELEDQRSNLKLIASENYTSINTQAAMGNLLTDKYAEGFAGSRYYAGCDNIDDIESEACRLACELFKAEHAYVQPHSGADANMIAFWAILQAKVGVPTLEQIGEANPAKLSREDWNKVRAAMGNQRMLGLDYYSGGHLTHGYRFNVSAQFFDAYSYSVNEETGLLDYDALEKQALEVKPLILLAGYSAYPRKVNFRRMKEIADKVGAVLMVDMAHFAGLVAGDVFEGDFNPMPFADVVTSTTHKTLRGPRGGIVLCKKEFAEFVDKGCPLVIGGPLPHVMAAKAIAFQEALKPEFKVYAAKVVENSRALAAAMIEQGLTIATEGTDNHLLLINVTSFGLNGRQAEAAVREAGVTLNRNSLPFDPNGPHYTSGLRVGTPAVTSLGMGVEQMKEIASIFKLILSNTKPATIASGKNAGQPSKVKYELSDEVIAEARGRVKALLDEFVLYADLDLDFLKKRFG; encoded by the coding sequence ATGAGTGATGTAAGCACGAGTACGCCTTTGCAGGACTATTTGTCCTCACGTTCAGCCGAGTCCGTGGCGCCCGCCATGGTCAGCTATCTCGCCAACCTGCAGCAGGTGGCGGACGTCAATCCCGGGATCGCCAAGTCGATCGTCAAGGAGCTGGAGGACCAGCGCAGCAACCTGAAGCTGATCGCTTCGGAAAACTACACCTCCATCAATACGCAAGCCGCCATGGGCAACCTGTTGACGGACAAGTACGCCGAGGGCTTCGCGGGCTCTCGCTACTACGCAGGCTGCGACAACATCGACGACATCGAGTCCGAGGCCTGCCGCCTTGCGTGCGAGCTGTTCAAGGCGGAGCACGCCTACGTGCAGCCGCACTCCGGAGCGGACGCGAACATGATTGCTTTCTGGGCGATCCTGCAGGCCAAGGTGGGCGTGCCCACGCTCGAGCAGATCGGCGAGGCCAATCCGGCCAAGCTCTCCCGCGAGGACTGGAACAAGGTGCGGGCCGCGATGGGCAACCAGCGCATGCTCGGTCTCGACTACTATTCCGGCGGCCACTTGACCCACGGCTATCGCTTCAACGTGTCGGCTCAGTTCTTCGACGCCTACAGCTACTCGGTTAACGAGGAGACTGGCTTGCTCGATTACGACGCTTTGGAGAAGCAGGCTTTGGAAGTGAAGCCATTGATCTTGCTCGCTGGCTACAGCGCCTACCCGCGCAAGGTGAATTTCCGTCGCATGAAGGAGATCGCGGACAAGGTCGGCGCCGTGCTGATGGTGGACATGGCGCACTTCGCTGGTCTGGTCGCAGGCGATGTTTTCGAAGGCGATTTCAACCCCATGCCCTTCGCCGACGTGGTCACATCGACGACCCACAAGACCTTGCGCGGACCGCGCGGTGGCATCGTGCTCTGCAAGAAGGAGTTCGCGGAGTTCGTGGACAAGGGTTGCCCGCTGGTCATCGGCGGCCCGCTGCCGCACGTCATGGCGGCCAAGGCCATCGCATTCCAGGAGGCGCTCAAGCCGGAGTTTAAGGTCTACGCTGCCAAGGTGGTGGAAAACTCCCGGGCGCTCGCGGCGGCCATGATCGAGCAAGGCCTGACCATCGCGACTGAGGGCACGGACAACCACTTGCTGCTCATCAACGTGACCAGTTTCGGACTCAATGGCCGTCAGGCGGAAGCGGCGGTGCGCGAAGCCGGGGTCACGCTCAATCGCAACTCTCTGCCCTTCGATCCCAATGGACCGCACTACACCAGCGGCCTTCGCGTCGGCACTCCTGCCGTGACCTCTCTCGGCATGGGGGTGGAGCAGATGAAGGAGATCGCCTCCATCTTCAAGCTGATCCTTTCCAATACCAAGCCCGCCACCATCGCCAGCGGCAAGAATGCCGGCCAGCCCAGCAAGGTGAAGTACGAGCTTAGCGACGAGGTGATCGCGGAAGCGCGTGGCCGGGTGAAGGCCCTGCTGGACGAGTTCGTGCTCTACGCCGACCTCGATCTCGACTTCCTCAAGAAGCGCTTCGGCTAG
- a CDS encoding energy transducer TonB, with the protein MKTRTLRYLSLFLAVATLCGSSSIADTLTTSAGASYDGRIYKILEQVVYMKVGEETVEVALADLDAASKAAAQAWADENPQSVDVYTKWDTQPRIKSSAMPFLPEEFHNPEFKGMVAVDLVLNEAGQVIHASVKKSTHEGLEAPSLEAAKTWIFEPAQVGGKPVKSKLRVPFKFVYTPTDQPAG; encoded by the coding sequence ATGAAGACTCGAACCCTACGTTACCTCTCCCTCTTCCTTGCCGTAGCGACCCTCTGCGGCTCTTCCTCCATCGCTGATACGCTAACCACCAGCGCCGGCGCCTCCTACGACGGCCGCATCTACAAGATCCTCGAGCAAGTCGTCTATATGAAGGTTGGCGAGGAGACGGTGGAAGTCGCGCTGGCCGATCTCGATGCGGCGTCCAAGGCGGCAGCTCAGGCTTGGGCGGATGAAAACCCCCAGTCCGTCGACGTCTACACCAAGTGGGACACGCAGCCGCGCATCAAGTCCAGCGCCATGCCCTTTCTCCCCGAAGAGTTTCACAATCCCGAATTCAAGGGCATGGTCGCGGTCGACCTCGTGCTCAACGAAGCAGGGCAGGTTATTCACGCATCGGTCAAGAAGTCGACGCACGAAGGGCTGGAAGCGCCTTCGCTCGAAGCGGCCAAGACCTGGATCTTCGAACCCGCTCAAGTCGGCGGCAAGCCGGTAAAATCCAAACTCCGCGTTCCGTTCAAGTTCGTCTACACGCCGACCGACCAGCCAGCAGGCTGA
- a CDS encoding type II secretion system protein, with product MNKSLTAQRKRAFTLVEMIGVLAIIAVLAVVIAPKVFGAIRSSRINGTLVSIDTFKTAAAEFVGKYGTIPTTNNRSRLDDLFMEAGLVDERFSAKIGLQGDVYAQTGATWTRGTNGVWTANGGSNQTAVSRIICGVANANAPETAGGRNFRLDGTNNMASGARIISAWLEGVPEAEARELSERVDGEGLSTETGADGLGKVVYRAPNGNGLTDVYIYMMHQ from the coding sequence ATGAACAAATCCCTAACTGCCCAACGTAAACGAGCCTTCACCCTAGTCGAAATGATCGGGGTTCTGGCCATCATCGCCGTTCTTGCGGTCGTGATCGCTCCTAAAGTCTTCGGAGCCATCCGCTCCTCACGCATCAACGGCACCCTGGTGTCCATCGACACCTTCAAAACGGCCGCCGCCGAATTCGTCGGCAAGTACGGCACCATCCCCACCACCAACAACCGCAGCCGACTCGACGACCTCTTCATGGAAGCGGGATTGGTGGACGAACGTTTCTCGGCCAAGATCGGCCTGCAGGGAGACGTCTACGCTCAGACCGGCGCCACTTGGACACGTGGCACCAACGGAGTCTGGACCGCCAATGGCGGCTCCAACCAGACCGCGGTCTCTCGCATCATCTGCGGCGTAGCCAATGCCAACGCCCCGGAAACGGCGGGCGGACGAAACTTCCGCCTCGACGGCACCAACAACATGGCCTCCGGCGCCCGTATCATTTCCGCTTGGCTGGAAGGCGTGCCGGAAGCCGAGGCCCGAGAGCTCAGCGAACGCGTCGACGGCGAAGGCCTCTCCACGGAAACCGGAGCGGACGGCCTCGGAAAGGTCGTCTACCGCGCCCCTAACGGCAACGGCCTCACCGACGTGTACATCTACATGATGCACCAGTAG
- a CDS encoding type II secretion system F family protein, with translation MPTYSFTAIDAQGRQFSDTLSATNLSALESLLQAQGSWLVKARPAKAGSVSVNRGKAKANTKLKRWELINFYTQLGLLLDAGVTLSKALTKLSEDLRDSRIGPVIHSLAYHVEAGTPLPQAMAAFPKAFSNQAVALIEAGEASGKLPESLATLANNLEWMDGLVASARQALIYPMAICAAAVGLVILLFTVVVPRFEEIFQQLSTPLPKVTVVVLALSEFFATTWYLWGGLGVCLPLLLSLPGKFPQVAELKDRAMLKVPFLGELAQCLSLSQFSVTLEMLIKAGIPLARALELCSRQSGNALINKASSAAKSAVTEGRAMSDELAQHPIFTQTFITMVQTGERSGQLDITLQKVGQYYNTIVPRKIKAFFSFFEPAIIVTLTSVVGTVALALVLPIMQLWDM, from the coding sequence ATGCCGACCTATAGCTTCACCGCCATCGACGCCCAAGGTCGCCAGTTTTCGGATACGCTGTCGGCAACCAACCTGTCAGCCCTAGAATCCCTGCTGCAAGCTCAAGGCTCCTGGCTCGTCAAGGCGCGCCCAGCCAAAGCGGGATCAGTCTCAGTCAATCGAGGAAAAGCCAAGGCGAACACGAAGCTTAAGCGCTGGGAGTTGATCAACTTCTACACGCAGTTGGGTTTGCTGCTCGACGCGGGAGTCACCCTTTCAAAGGCGCTGACCAAGCTTTCCGAAGACTTGCGCGACTCGCGAATCGGACCGGTGATCCACAGCCTCGCCTATCATGTGGAAGCCGGCACCCCGCTGCCACAGGCCATGGCCGCATTTCCCAAAGCCTTCTCCAATCAGGCCGTCGCTTTGATCGAAGCAGGGGAAGCGAGCGGCAAGCTTCCCGAATCCCTCGCGACGCTCGCGAACAATCTGGAATGGATGGACGGCCTGGTGGCCTCCGCGCGACAGGCCCTGATCTACCCCATGGCGATCTGCGCCGCCGCCGTGGGCCTGGTGATTCTGCTCTTCACCGTCGTCGTGCCGCGTTTCGAAGAGATCTTTCAGCAGCTCTCCACTCCCCTGCCCAAAGTCACTGTGGTGGTGCTGGCCTTGAGCGAATTCTTCGCCACGACCTGGTACCTCTGGGGCGGGTTGGGCGTTTGCCTGCCGCTGCTGCTCAGCTTGCCGGGAAAGTTTCCACAAGTCGCCGAACTGAAGGACCGCGCCATGCTCAAGGTTCCATTTCTCGGCGAGCTCGCCCAATGCCTTTCTCTTTCCCAGTTTTCCGTCACCCTCGAAATGCTGATCAAGGCGGGCATTCCTCTGGCTCGAGCATTGGAGCTTTGCTCTCGCCAAAGCGGAAACGCCCTCATCAACAAGGCCAGCTCCGCCGCCAAGTCGGCCGTCACCGAGGGGCGGGCCATGAGCGACGAGCTCGCCCAGCATCCGATCTTCACCCAAACCTTCATCACCATGGTGCAAACCGGCGAGCGATCCGGGCAGCTGGACATCACCCTGCAAAAGGTCGGCCAGTACTACAACACCATCGTGCCCCGCAAGATCAAGGCGTTCTTCTCCTTCTTCGAACCGGCCATCATCGTCACCCTCACCTCCGTCGTCGGCACCGTAGCTCTCGCTCTGGTGCTTCCAATCATGCAGCTATGGGACATGTAG
- a CDS encoding thioredoxin domain-containing protein, translating to MRNQYLTLVALTLFAPFLQAKPLEATPPKLIGAYFYANWCSACKQLEPELQTALEALKTEPFLMITLDVSNKVTQYRSGLLAQAAGIGRVYQETGVKTGFLLLIEAETGEVVDRITKTHGSRDIVSLIRQRLQT from the coding sequence ATGCGAAACCAATACCTTACCCTAGTCGCTCTGACGCTCTTCGCCCCATTTCTGCAGGCCAAGCCACTGGAAGCGACCCCGCCGAAACTGATCGGCGCCTACTTCTACGCCAATTGGTGCAGCGCCTGCAAACAGCTCGAGCCCGAACTCCAAACCGCTCTCGAAGCCCTGAAAACCGAACCGTTTCTCATGATCACCTTGGACGTATCCAACAAGGTGACCCAGTACCGATCGGGACTGCTAGCCCAAGCAGCCGGGATCGGGCGCGTCTACCAAGAGACCGGGGTGAAAACCGGTTTCCTGCTGCTGATCGAAGCCGAGACCGGCGAGGTGGTGGACCGCATCACCAAGACGCACGGTTCCCGGGACATCGTTTCCTTGATTCGCCAGCGCTTGCAAACGTGA
- a CDS encoding GspE/PulE family protein, producing MPGSPQPKKRFGDQLLDAGLISSEQLDLALLEQKRSGKLLGNVLTELGFVTDQEISALLAQAAETETVDLHKLEIEPATLARVPFPLAKQLTLIPIKEDLNSITVAMADPFDVEAIDRVERLTQLMVNVVAASGREIQDLLAKAHDKSETIEKIIAELMKAERQDASGDLEEAPIIRLVNVTLHDAAERAASDVHIEPDEKTLRIRFRVDGVLQPYVMIPKDLQDNVIARVKVMAGLDVSETRLPQDGRANLTAGRKAYNLRVSTLPTSFGESVVMRILDRSSISLNIDALGMRDKDASMLEKAISLPYGMILVTGPTGSGKTTTLYTALKQVDKHERSVFTLEDPIEYHLDYTRQTQVSEKIGLTFNSGLRTLLRQDPDVILVGETRDTETAQLIVRAALTGHLVLSSMHTNDAVGAIPRMLDLGAEPSMLASTLKLIIAQRLARRICPHCRLQANDLSYYQDIIHDELPSDATIYTPNGCPECYQKGYRGRVAIFETLGIDDDIKKLIPSADIQAIAQLMRQKDMNSLFKDGLRRALAGDTSIEEVFRVANQD from the coding sequence ATGCCGGGCTCCCCACAACCCAAAAAACGCTTCGGAGACCAGCTCTTGGACGCTGGCCTCATCTCAAGCGAACAGCTTGACCTGGCCTTGCTCGAGCAGAAGCGCTCGGGCAAGCTGCTTGGCAACGTGCTCACGGAGCTTGGCTTCGTGACCGACCAGGAGATCAGCGCCCTGCTGGCTCAGGCTGCGGAAACCGAAACCGTCGACCTCCACAAGCTGGAGATCGAACCGGCGACCCTCGCCCGCGTGCCCTTCCCGCTCGCCAAGCAGCTCACCCTCATCCCCATCAAGGAGGACCTCAACTCCATCACCGTGGCCATGGCCGACCCCTTCGATGTGGAAGCCATCGACCGTGTGGAGCGCCTCACCCAATTGATGGTCAACGTGGTCGCCGCCTCCGGCCGCGAAATCCAGGACCTGCTGGCCAAAGCCCACGACAAGTCGGAAACCATCGAGAAGATCATCGCCGAGCTGATGAAGGCCGAGCGGCAGGATGCCTCCGGCGATCTCGAAGAAGCTCCCATTATCCGCTTGGTGAACGTCACCCTGCACGACGCCGCGGAGCGCGCCGCTAGCGACGTGCACATCGAGCCGGACGAGAAGACCCTGCGCATCCGCTTCCGGGTGGATGGCGTCCTGCAACCCTACGTCATGATCCCGAAGGACCTGCAGGACAACGTGATCGCCCGAGTCAAAGTGATGGCCGGTCTCGACGTATCCGAAACGAGACTACCGCAGGACGGACGGGCCAACCTAACCGCAGGACGCAAAGCCTACAACCTGCGCGTCTCCACCTTGCCTACCAGCTTCGGCGAAAGCGTGGTCATGCGCATACTGGATCGCTCCAGCATCAGCCTGAATATCGACGCCCTAGGCATGCGCGACAAGGACGCCTCTATGCTGGAGAAGGCCATCAGCCTTCCCTACGGCATGATCCTCGTCACCGGACCTACAGGTAGTGGGAAAACGACTACACTGTACACCGCCCTGAAACAGGTCGACAAGCACGAGCGCAGCGTCTTCACCTTGGAGGATCCTATCGAGTACCATCTCGACTACACGCGCCAAACCCAGGTCAGCGAAAAGATCGGGCTCACTTTCAACAGCGGGCTACGCACCCTGCTGCGACAGGATCCAGACGTCATTCTCGTGGGTGAGACCCGCGATACGGAAACCGCTCAACTCATCGTTCGAGCCGCCCTGACCGGCCACTTGGTGCTGAGCTCCATGCACACCAACGACGCGGTGGGCGCCATCCCGCGCATGCTCGACCTGGGAGCGGAGCCATCCATGCTGGCGTCCACCCTAAAGCTCATCATCGCGCAGCGGCTCGCCCGACGCATCTGTCCGCATTGCCGCCTGCAAGCGAACGACTTGAGCTACTACCAGGACATCATCCACGACGAGCTTCCATCGGACGCGACCATCTACACGCCAAACGGCTGCCCGGAATGCTACCAGAAAGGCTACCGCGGCCGCGTCGCCATTTTTGAAACCCTCGGTATCGACGACGACATAAAAAAACTCATTCCCAGCGCCGACATTCAGGCCATCGCGCAGCTGATGCGCCAGAAGGACATGAACAGCCTCTTCAAAGACGGCCTGCGACGGGCACTCGCTGGCGATACCTCCATCGAGGAAGTCTTCCGCGTCGCCAATCAGGACTAG
- a CDS encoding EAL domain-containing protein produces MTNFPQDNAFLRGGPTSGSADASIAICSEEPMLAERIASSLRHGGYSLARSGDPASLLSAKRVAGLIDLLIVDVDQTEIPNKSHHWRSLMKHVQPTIGCIAITRRDESRWIIDCIRQGALNCHILSDGNQQLQDLVSEYVGRNEKGLDNLKTVEERRQATLSYHLRQAIEREAIEVYFQPIVNTGDWNCDRVESLARWNDADLGSVSPGEFIATAEREGLVENLGILVLKKSLQSLVELQKSGHSPTFSINVSRRQFENPRLVETYLKAVIEAGASPEQIIIEVTETASFSNYTLALSLMRDFVDAGFRLAVDDFGTGESSFMQMSHVAYSELKIDRSLVSCIFEPAGQCIMRSIIAMGKSLNMHLVAEGVEDRQTADLLEQLEVDFCQGYFFARPMPQADLLSYFNDLSKKQGQNLKPLA; encoded by the coding sequence ATGACAAACTTCCCACAGGACAACGCCTTCCTCAGAGGCGGCCCGACCTCCGGCTCCGCCGACGCCAGCATCGCCATCTGCAGCGAGGAGCCGATGCTCGCGGAACGCATCGCGTCCAGCTTGCGCCATGGCGGGTACTCGCTCGCCCGTTCAGGAGACCCAGCCTCCCTTCTTTCGGCGAAGCGCGTCGCCGGCTTGATCGATCTGCTGATCGTCGACGTGGACCAGACCGAGATCCCAAACAAGTCCCATCACTGGCGCTCGCTTATGAAACACGTGCAGCCCACTATCGGCTGCATCGCCATCACCCGCCGCGACGAATCGCGCTGGATCATCGATTGCATCCGGCAGGGAGCCCTGAACTGCCACATCTTAAGCGATGGCAATCAGCAGCTGCAGGATTTGGTATCCGAATATGTGGGACGAAACGAAAAGGGTTTGGACAACCTCAAAACAGTCGAGGAACGTCGCCAAGCAACCCTGTCCTATCACCTCCGCCAAGCCATCGAACGGGAAGCTATCGAAGTGTACTTTCAACCCATCGTCAACACGGGCGACTGGAATTGCGATCGCGTCGAATCACTCGCTCGCTGGAACGACGCCGACCTAGGCAGCGTTTCTCCCGGAGAGTTCATCGCTACCGCCGAGCGAGAAGGCCTAGTGGAAAACCTTGGAATTCTTGTATTGAAAAAGAGCCTACAGTCGCTTGTCGAGCTGCAGAAATCCGGTCACTCCCCCACCTTCTCCATCAACGTTTCGCGCCGACAGTTCGAAAACCCGCGCTTGGTCGAGACCTATCTGAAAGCGGTCATCGAGGCAGGAGCCTCGCCAGAACAGATCATCATCGAAGTCACGGAAACTGCCAGCTTCAGCAACTATACCCTCGCCCTTTCGCTCATGCGCGACTTCGTCGATGCGGGCTTCAGGCTAGCAGTGGACGACTTCGGCACCGGCGAATCCTCGTTCATGCAGATGTCCCACGTGGCCTACAGCGAGCTCAAGATCGATCGTTCGCTGGTGTCCTGCATTTTCGAACCAGCGGGTCAATGCATCATGCGCTCCATCATCGCCATGGGCAAATCGCTCAACATGCACCTCGTGGCAGAGGGTGTCGAGGACCGACAAACGGCTGATCTTCTCGAGCAGCTCGAAGTCGATTTCTGCCAAGGGTACTTCTTCGCCCGACCGATGCCGCAAGCCGATCTTCTCTCCTATTTCAACGACCTTTCGAAAAAGCAGGGTCAGAACCTCAAACCGCTCGCCTAG
- a CDS encoding diguanylate cyclase, which produces MELTSNEHAQMRVLLVDMSPISRKLMRNILRKQGYEVEEASRGAEAMERLKNEYFHVVITGLVLDDISGSELCSRIRAADLPRYTYIIVVSSNSSIKDLRTALDSGADEFMNKPIMKPLLLARLCLAQRIIDLEAKLKLVEMQSQDLLMKDALTEVYNRRRIQKDLPSEIKRANRYQKPLSLVICDLDHFKAVNDTHGHLAGDKVLKEVAQRLRSHCRKDIDWVARYGGEEFVIVLPETDVNGALIMAENMRQAIEGEPFAVSSSLSLDLTMSFGAAGYNTVPNGALSPDEILGQADLCLYKAKEQGRNQVCFVHCHVDDLHGVN; this is translated from the coding sequence ATGGAACTGACGAGCAACGAACACGCCCAAATGCGGGTCCTCCTTGTGGACATGTCGCCCATCTCTCGAAAGCTGATGCGCAACATTCTCCGCAAGCAAGGCTACGAAGTGGAGGAAGCGTCCCGCGGGGCGGAAGCGATGGAGCGCTTGAAAAACGAATACTTCCATGTCGTTATCACCGGACTCGTGCTGGACGACATTTCCGGCAGCGAGCTCTGCTCCCGCATACGAGCTGCCGACCTACCTCGCTACACCTACATCATCGTGGTATCGAGCAACTCGAGTATCAAGGATCTCAGGACAGCGCTCGACAGCGGGGCGGATGAATTCATGAACAAGCCAATCATGAAACCGCTTCTGCTGGCCCGCCTCTGCCTAGCTCAACGCATCATCGACCTCGAAGCCAAACTCAAGCTGGTCGAAATGCAAAGCCAGGACTTGCTCATGAAGGACGCCCTCACCGAGGTCTACAATCGTAGACGTATCCAAAAAGACCTGCCATCTGAAATCAAACGGGCCAATCGCTATCAGAAACCGCTATCGCTGGTCATCTGCGATCTCGATCACTTCAAGGCGGTCAACGACACGCACGGTCACCTCGCAGGCGATAAGGTGCTGAAGGAGGTCGCTCAGCGCCTTCGCAGCCACTGCCGCAAGGACATCGACTGGGTGGCACGCTATGGCGGCGAGGAGTTCGTAATCGTCCTGCCGGAGACCGACGTCAATGGCGCTCTCATCATGGCGGAAAACATGCGACAAGCCATCGAAGGCGAACCCTTCGCCGTTTCCTCATCCCTTTCGCTCGACCTAACCATGAGCTTCGGCGCTGCCGGATACAACACCGTGCCCAATGGAGCCTTGAGCCCCGACGAGATTCTGGGTCAAGCGGACCTCTGCCTTTACAAGGCCAAGGAACAAGGCCGCAACCAGGTCTGCTTCGTGCATTGCCATGTAGACGATCTGCACGGAGTGAACTAG